The Leifsonia sp. ZF2019 DNA segment TCAGCTCGGGCAGGGTGCGGCGCCGGCCGACCTGCTGAAGTCCATCCAGGCCAAGGCCGACGGCCAGTAACGCCGGATGACCAGCACCGCTGAGTCGACTCGCGCGGGGGCGGCTGCCGGCCGCCCCCGCCGCGGGTCCCCACCGAAGCGCTCCGGCGCGTCCGACCTGCTCCATGCCGTGCCGTGGACGCTGCCGGCCCTCCTGCTGATCTTCGGCGTCGTCCTGTTCCCCGCCGGGTACATGATCTTCAACTCGACGCGGAAGATCTCCATCGCCGGCGTGGACCACGGCTCCGTGGGCCTGCAGAACTACCTGACGGTGCTCTCGCGGCCGGAGCTTCCCGGCATCCTGCTGAACACCCTCGTCTGGGTCGTCGCCGTGGTCGCGATCACCGTGCTGATCGGGCTCGCGCTCGCCCAGTTCCTCGACAAGAACTTCCCGGGCCGACGCTGGGTGCGGATGACGATCATCATCCCGTGGGCGGCGAGCGTGGTGATGACGACGACCGTCTTCGTGTACGGCCTCGACCCCTTCTACGGGATCATCAACAAGTTCCTCGTCGACGTCCATCTGCTCGCGGAGCCCTTCGGCTTCACGAAGGAGCCGGTTCCGGCGTTCCTGTCATCGATCGGCATCGCCGTCTTCGTGTCGCTGCCCTTCACGACATACACGATCCTGGCGGGGCTCGCCGGCATCCCGAGCGACATGCTGGAGGCGGCCAAGGTGGACGGCGCGAGCGCCTTCCGCTCCTACTTCGGCGTGACGCTGCCGAACCTGCGCAACGCGATCGCGCTGGCCACGCTCATCAACATCATCAACGTGTTCAACTCGCTCCCGATCCTCAAGCTGATGACCGGCTCGATCCCCGGCTACAGGGCGGATACGACCACGACCTACGTGTTCAAGCTGTTGCAGAACGAGCAGCGCATCGACCTGTCGAGCGCCCTCAGCGTGATCAACTTCCTGATCGTGCTGGTGGTCGTCGCACTGTACCTGTGGATCGTGAAGCCGATGAAGGAGGTCGCATGACCGCGCCGGCCCCGACCCTCGTCGCGGGGGCGCCGCAGGCACGCCGCCGTCGGTCCCGCCTCACGGGCTCGCCGGGGCGGACCGTCGGCAAGACGCTCGCCGGGATCGTGATCGCCCTCGTCTTCATCGCGCCCTACCTGATCATGCTGGTCGGCTCGTTCAAGTCGCGCAACAACATCCTCCAGGTGCCGCCGACGTACCTGCCCGACCAGTGGCATCCCGAGAACTACCTCACGATGTGGTCGACGCCGGAGACGCCCCTCCCGCTGAACCTCGTCTCGACGATCGTGATCTCGGTGTTCGCGACGGTGCTGGTGCTGGTGGTCTGCGTGCCCGCGGCGTATTACACGGCGCGGTTCCGGTTCCCCGGCCGCGGGGTGTTCCTCTTCCTGGTGATCGTGACGCAGATGCTCCAGCCCACGGTGCTCGCGACGGGCCTGTTCAAGGAGATGGTCGCGCTCGGGCTCAACGACACGTGGCTGGCGATGATCCTCGTCAACGCCGCGTTCAACATCGCGTTCGCCATCTGGATCATGCACACCTTCTTCGCGGGGATCCCGAAGGAGGTCGACGAGGCGGCGCAGCTCGACGGGGCGGGCAAGTGGACGGTGCTCCTCCGGGTGCAGCTGCCGCTGGTGTGGCCCGGGATCGTGACGGCGATCATCTACACGTTCGTCGCCTCCTGGAACGAGTTCGCCGCGAGCCTGGTGATCCTGTCGACGGACGCGAATCAGCCGCTGTCGGTGGCGCTGACCAAGTTCGTCGGGCAGTACGACGCCGCCTGGCAGTACGTGTTCGCCGTCTCCGTCGTGGCGGTGATCCCGGTCGTGGTGCTTTTCGCCCTGATCGAGAAGCGTCTGGTCGGCGGGCTCACCGCGGGCAGCGTCAAGTAGCGCAGGAGGAGGTGGTCAACCGCCGAGCAACACCCTGGCGCGTCGGCCGACGGCCAGGGCGACCTCCGCCTCCTCGCCCGACCGCTCGCTCCACGCGGCCGAGAGCCCCGCCCACGCGAGCGCCCAGCGCATCAGCAGCCCCTCATCGGTGGCCACCTCAGCGGAGATCACGGCCGCCGTGCGCTCCAGGCGGCCGGCCCGCAGAGCGACGTCGACGTCCGGGTTGCACAGGATGTTGACCCAGTCGAACAGGGGAGCGCCGTGCACGGGCTTCGGGTCGATCGCGAGCCAGCCGCGCTCGCCGAAGTCGAGCACGTTGCCGTGATGGAGATCGCCGTGCAGCACGACATCCTCGGCGGGCAGCGCGAGCAGCTGAGCGGCCGTCGCCGCCGCCGTCGGGAACAGGCCGTGGTGGTCGTCCGGGCGATCCTCCGCGTGCACGAAGAGTTCGCGGAACCACTCGGCGAGTGGGATGAGCCCGTCGGGTCGCGGGTCCCTCCCGGCCTCGTGCAGCCGGAGGCCCGCTCGGCACAGGATGCGGGTCGCGTCGTCGTCCCCGTCGGGTCCGGATCGCGCGAGCGCGGCGAGCGAGCGCGATCCCTCGGCCCGCTCCAGCAGTAGCGCATCGCCGTCGCCGCCGAACGCGAGCACGTCCGCCGCCCCGTCGCCGCCCCACCAGCGCTGCACCCGCGCACCCGCGGACTCCGCGTCGACGAGCGCTCGCTTGAGGAATGCAGCCCGCCCGTTCCGGCGGACGGGCTGCAGCGCACTCGACGGGGTCACGAACGGGTCGCCGTCCGCGATGAGCGACCAGCGGGCGCGCCAGGGCGCGAGCACCTCCTCCGGGTCGGTCCGTTTCTCCGTCCTCGCGCTCACCGTGCCCTCTCCCGCGCCGCGTACGCACCCGGAGGCGA contains these protein-coding regions:
- a CDS encoding carbohydrate ABC transporter permease, with product MTSTAESTRAGAAAGRPRRGSPPKRSGASDLLHAVPWTLPALLLIFGVVLFPAGYMIFNSTRKISIAGVDHGSVGLQNYLTVLSRPELPGILLNTLVWVVAVVAITVLIGLALAQFLDKNFPGRRWVRMTIIIPWAASVVMTTTVFVYGLDPFYGIINKFLVDVHLLAEPFGFTKEPVPAFLSSIGIAVFVSLPFTTYTILAGLAGIPSDMLEAAKVDGASAFRSYFGVTLPNLRNAIALATLINIINVFNSLPILKLMTGSIPGYRADTTTTYVFKLLQNEQRIDLSSALSVINFLIVLVVVALYLWIVKPMKEVA
- a CDS encoding carbohydrate ABC transporter permease yields the protein MTAPAPTLVAGAPQARRRRSRLTGSPGRTVGKTLAGIVIALVFIAPYLIMLVGSFKSRNNILQVPPTYLPDQWHPENYLTMWSTPETPLPLNLVSTIVISVFATVLVLVVCVPAAYYTARFRFPGRGVFLFLVIVTQMLQPTVLATGLFKEMVALGLNDTWLAMILVNAAFNIAFAIWIMHTFFAGIPKEVDEAAQLDGAGKWTVLLRVQLPLVWPGIVTAIIYTFVASWNEFAASLVILSTDANQPLSVALTKFVGQYDAAWQYVFAVSVVAVIPVVVLFALIEKRLVGGLTAGSVK
- a CDS encoding aminoglycoside phosphotransferase family protein produces the protein MSARTEKRTDPEEVLAPWRARWSLIADGDPFVTPSSALQPVRRNGRAAFLKRALVDAESAGARVQRWWGGDGAADVLAFGGDGDALLLERAEGSRSLAALARSGPDGDDDATRILCRAGLRLHEAGRDPRPDGLIPLAEWFRELFVHAEDRPDDHHGLFPTAAATAAQLLALPAEDVVLHGDLHHGNVLDFGERGWLAIDPKPVHGAPLFDWVNILCNPDVDVALRAGRLERTAAVISAEVATDEGLLMRWALAWAGLSAAWSERSGEEAEVALAVGRRARVLLGG